The genomic stretch TTTCAACAAATTAATTTGCAatcatttttttcaaatttttaaaattcgAACCTAATTGAAAATcgcatttgaacaaaatttgaatGTGAATAAATTTTGAAACTgagcaaaatttgaatttgaacaaaaatgttTGAGTACATAAATTTTTTGGATTCAAAAAATTTGCTCAAAAACTTATTGTTCAAAAAAATTTGTGATCAAAAGTTTTTTTTGCTCAAAgttttttgttcaaaaaaaattttgctcaaaaaatttcaatttttttcatAAATATAAATTTTTGTATTTCAAATATATTAAAAATATCAATCAcaaaagaagaaacagaaaatgaaaagaaaaaaaagaaaaaccataaACCGAAGGAAACCAGCCATAAATAGGCTAAATCGCAGAAACAGCAAAAAACCACGCAAAAACTTCTTCTCCGTATTTTATTAGGGAGCAGCTAACCATCACCCCTCAGGGGGAAACCgttaatgggcctggcccattagttcggttgtttcaaaattttctaaattcgaaatttttttagatttgaaatttgctcagaACTGAAATTTTCTAATATTTGAAAATTGCTTAGATTTTAAATTTGCCCAGATTCATAATTTGCTTAGATTTAAAAAACACCCAGATTCGATATTtgctcagatttgaaatttgatcagattaaaaatttgcttactttgaaatttgttcgaatttgaaatttgcttaaaTTCAAAATTTGCTCGACTTTAAAATttatttaaaaattaaaaaatcacGGAAAAATCGAAAGAAAACCGAAACCCAAGAAAAACCAGAAAAAACTCGATAAAAACTGGAAAAACCCGAAGTCTACTGCCTCCCTGCCTGTTGATGGGCCACGCCCAAACTCACCATCACGTGGGCGATGGTTTGTACCCATCACCCGCGGGCGATGAATAGGATTCCGCATTTTATTAGAAGGTTTCCAAAACCCAAGTAAACAGAAACATCCGGTTTTTGATGGGGCTCGGCCCAAATAGTAGTGGGCTGTATGGGCCATAAGACTAAGCCATTGGTATTTGGTCTTAGTCATGGGTATTTGTAGGACTAGACCATAATACCCAGCGCCGACTCGCCGGCCTTCTCGCCGCATTCACTCTGTTGGGTTGGCGCGGTGCTGCCTCGACACGATCCGCACCGGCGGCGGCTGCAGGAGAAACTGGCCGAATCCAGCAAGGGCAGGGAACAGGAAGGGATTTGAGGTAGCCGCCCAAACCCTAGGTGAGACCCCTTTCCGCTTTCACATCGTCGCCCGCTCACTTCTGCTTGGGGATTTTTTTGCTAGCGTGCGCTGTGATTTTTTGCCATTTTGCTGCTTCAGTTTTCCCAAATAAGCCAACACGGTCTATCTTGGGTTAGTGTAATGGGTGTCTCTAAGGCTCAGTCGACTGAAACTTGACTTATGTCTCAGTTGAATTACATTAGTGTGTTTCAATGCGGATCTAAATAAAGTGCAAACAACAACAAACACGAATCTTCAAGTAGAAACAAAATCCAACGGTGGAGCACGTGACTAAAACATAAGCTACGtctcagctagctgaaacttagcaattccgTAGTGTAATTGTGTGGATGGCTCAGTTAACCAAGATTTCTGTTCGTGTACAAGTGGCCTAGGATTTAGGCAGATGTGTTCTCTTGTAGGTAAACAAAAAATTAGAAGTACGGCATCTTAAGTGTCTCTTTTCAGCTGCATGTATAAAGTGTTTAGCCGAGAATCGCAATCTTAATCATATGATCTAATTTGTGCCAACATTATGGTGCAGATTATACTGAGATGTCCAATCAATTAAAGTGGTGCCCGTTTAACCTTTTCTGGGTTGTTCTACAGAAATGCTCATCTGATTACTATGAATTGTTGTGGTAGATGTCAAATTTCTTTGACATATGACTTTACTTCCTTAAACATTTTTTGTGTATATCTTTTCAATCAATAGAATGTCATAACAAGAAGAGGAATTCATCCAGTTACGGATTGTCTACTTTGCTCCCGTCTCTAATTTTGGCATGTTTGAGATTTATAAGTTTCCTTTATCACACGGCGTGCAGGTTCTCAGTTTCTCACACTACAAGTGTACCAGATGGACCACGGATGTTCCTCAACAAAGATATCTAAATATGTTGCAGAGGAAGATATCATCAGCAATCTACCGGACGGCCTCAAAGACAAAATTCTTTGTTGTCTGCCAATAAAAGAAGCTGTTAGAACTTGCCTCTTGTCAAGGAAATGGCGGTACACATGGACTTCGATGACCGAACTGATGTTCAGGGGAGATGATTTTGCTTCAGAAAATGACAATGAAAACGATCTTCAATGCAGGTTTCTTAAGTTCACTGACATGTTTCTCTCCCTCCACAATGGCCCAGTTCTAAAGTTTAGACTGGATACCCTAGGGATTGAAATATCTACTAGAGGACACATTTATCGTTGGATGCTCATGCTTTCGAGAAACAGAATTAAGGAAATTCAACTTATGACAAGTATGCATGAAGATTACAACATCCCTTCTAGTTTTTTCTCCTGTGCTGAGCTCGAATATGTGCAGCTGCGGCTATGTGTATGGACAACTTCACAGCTGCCAATGCTATATAAAGGCTTCAAACACTTGCATACTCTtcatcttgaattcttcactgtTGAAGGAAACAATTTTGGGGATTTAGTAGCAAGTTTCCCAAACTTAGAAAAGCTTACTCTCTTTTGGCTTATCAGCTTTGCCAATATCAATATCCATTCAACAAAGCTCAAGATACTTACAGTTCATGGCCGGTTTAATCACCTCAGTCTGCATACTCCATATCTTACTTCGGCAGTCATTGAACTGAAACAAGTTGCTGGTGACGCTTTGAATGCCAGATGCAATTTCAATGTTTCTCAATTTATTGCTTCTCTTTCAGATGTTAAAAATATTTCACTTCATGGGTCAATATTTGAGGTAAGAATCAGTGATAGTCCAGTTTTCCTTGGTGCCTGTTTATTTCACAGTTTAGTATTATATTTATGGACCTCTTGCTAGTTTACAGCTTGCAGAACATGAATTCTTGGTTTACAAGCCGCCAAAATCATTCAACCAGCTTACAGAGATAAGCCTGTACTTAGATCTTGGTAATCTGAAGCAGGCAAATCTTGCTCTTTGCTTATTTCAGCATGCCCCCAACTCGCAGCTTATTAATTTGAAGGTGAAATGATAAAATCTTTGACTTGCTACATATTATAAATAAATCTTCATAGCTCTTGTTAATTTACAGTTTGTACTTTGCAGCTCACTTCCAAGAATCCCATGGTACCCACAGTGCATTTATGGGAATCAATAGATGGCTGTCTCTTCCAGAATGTTCGTGTAGTTGGTATGAACAACTTTACTGCTTCATCTGCAGAGCTAGCGTTCTTGAAACGTATACTTGAAGATGCACCAGTTCTAAGAAAAGCAGAAATAAGAGATAAAGGAAAATTAGGAAAAGATGACCTCAAGAGCCTCCTGAAGATGAGAAGGGCATCGAAGGATGCAGAAATAGTGATTTTTTGAGGATTGGTTCCACCAACTCTGAAAAGGTTCAAGCCTATGCTTTTCTAGTGAAGGAACAGAACATACATTTACATTCCACTGGTCTATTCTGTTACTTGCAAAACTTAGTGTTTTTACATAAACGAGGGAGCATGTCTTATCTAGTGACAGAACCCTGCCTTTGCATCGACTGACGTACATAGTCACATGCAAAAAACTTACGTTTAGTCTTCATAAGAATACATAGAGCTTCATGTAAACAAAAACCGAGTTATTCTATTTGGAAATATCAATATCCTCTTCAGCAAATTAAAACGTTGCACATGGCACATCACTTCTGTCACCATTTTGGGTAATATGTGAAATTTAGTAGTACTATTATTTCATCAGCAAATTTCAGTTTACTATGGGATAATGTGCAAAAAGAGAATTTGGAGCACCAAAATGTTCGTAAAGGATGAACGTATTGACTAATAGTTCGCTTGGGCAGGTCAATCATGCCactcttttttattttctgaTGGGCAGAATCAAGGCCAATCTCTGAAGGAACAAGTCAGAGTCAGGACCACATAACAGCTATCAAACTCATGTTTGGAACTTCAGAAAACTCCCACTTTCTTTTAGCGCGATCTTGTAAGACGTGGGCTTTGAAATTCTGAATTGTGGGTGTGCAAGCATAAATGTTTGCGTACTTCCCCTAGTGAAGCTATTGTGTGGTCTTTGGAAAACAACGGTCTCTCTAAGAAGTGCTTACTTGTGGTGTCAAGGTTCAGAAAATATTATGTTCTTGCCAACTAAACAGTTTCCCTTTGCAGCTTAATTCCAGTGTTTCCGAGGTAATATATATAGATCGGTATATAGTCAGGCATGTGGGTATGATAAACTTTACTAGTTGCCAGGAATATCTGGCCCTGAACCTTGATGTAGTTCATACTGGCTCCGGTCTGGAGCTAGGCTTCGACTTATACTTGAAAATTGGAGAAAACAGACCCAAGACCCTCCTGAATACGTGAAGAACTTTTAAGGATGATGGTTGTTCACTAGTGAATGAATATTATGTCCATTTTCTGGTGATATTTTTGTTACTAACAATACCTAGGAATTTTTCTTTATAAGCATTGCATGGCCTTTTACCGTGTTAGATAGTACCTAGCAATTTAGACGCATTGCATTTGTCAATATGTCCATGTCTTTTGGTCAATTGACTTTGGTGTAATGAGCAAAAGGAGGACCCCGAAAGATATTTTTACCTAACCTGATCGGTCTGACTATTTCTGTACACCTTAACCGGAAAAAGTGCAGCTTTTGGGCTAAACGCATACATTATACAGGCAGGTTTAATTTAATAAAGTTGAACGTGTTGACTCTAACTTTGATCTTAAAGTTTAGGAAGTCAGCCCTGCTAATATTCCGGTCAACTTTGCTGCCCTTAAAAATATATGCATCTGCTGTTTTCTCAAAGATAAGATCGAGTTTGAGCAAAACTCGTGGCTCGAACTTGGGAAACTTCTGCCTCTCTTGTCTAGTGTGATCTTGCACGACGGGAGCTATACACTACGGGGTACTAGTATGTGCAACAGCAGTGCAAGACAACGACATGGTCACAAGTAcagtagctagtttcgaaatattGATTGCTGAAGTCGTCATACCATGTTAGTGTTGCTTTGcttcagaaaagaaaaataatccAAACTCGTTCTTGTTTGTCAAGCAGGAAATTTTCCCACTGAAATGGACAGCAAAAATTATGCGTTTCAAGCTGACCAATATGTGATTGGTACACATATTTAACTTAGCAAAGTAGAAGAGCTTAGTTAATGGCTGAATAATGATCACCGGTCTTTTTGAGAAGCCGTCAGTGAAATTGTGATTAAACAATCGGGGGCGCTGGTCCTGAGACCAAATGCGAACACATGACGTGGATGCAGTAGACATTGTCGGTTTGCCAAGTGGCAACTAATCGTATAAAAGTTTATCTTCGGTACTCCCGGAGTTCACTGATATAAAATGTTTTATCAAACTAATTTAGCTTGGCAAAATATCTTATATTGGTGAACAGGGGTATAATATATATGTTGCCGTACAAGAGGATTGTCATTTTGATCATAAAAATTTCTAGCTGCCTGTGATCGCTACGGAAAGTTCTCCAGAAAATGATGTGAGTTGCTTTGGAAACATCAAACAATACTCAGACATGGAACTTATTCtagagcacaacacacacacacacacacatagcccTAGTCTAACGGCATCGACAGATTGGCATGTACCAAAAATAATGAAATTGCTTTAAAGATTAAAAGACTTGAGATTGCTTCATCTGTATAGTCGGATGAAGAGAGAAGGAAACCACAGgaaaaatcaaacaaaaatgTGCTTGCGAGTTGActtgtccaaaaaaaaaaaaatctgaaatcggTTTATACATCATGTTATATtgcgatccaaattcatatactaaagggaggctaacttctgacgagcggagcgagacccgtcgccggtaggcttggatCGAGATGAAGAAAGAAAACACTACAataccctccccccccccccgcggagGATTAATCCTCTGAGTCATTCCTCTCACTTGTCGCTCACACCTCCCATGCCCCCAtggtttgatgttgttgttgtttccttaGCTCCCCTCATCGACCACCACTAGCCTCCTCACATGTTGCTCCTCTACCACCCCCTTTTGCTCCTTGTCCTTCTCCCCCATCTCCCCCATAGTTCGGAGGTCACGGTCATGGCCATGGTCATGGTAGTCGTTAGAGTGTCAAATTGAAGAGATGTTGGTGTGAAAGACAAAATGGTTGAGGGAAGGAGTATGTGGTACCCCAGAAATAACGGTGACAAGGTACCAGCTAGTCGGATTCGCGGCCGACGAGTTTGAATTGTTGAAATCAAGGCTGCCACAGACTGTTTGCAGATTTCTGATATCACACGGGTTCTTTCGACATGCTTCAAACTTGTGTGTGTTTTGTTGCAAACAGACGAGCGAGGTGTTGCAGTGATTCTAGGATTGTGCCGCAAATGCTGCTCCAATGTTGCAAATGTTTCCGTGGGCAGCTGTGGACGTCGTCATCCCATGTTGCATACATGCGTTGACGTTTTTGGTGGATTCATCACGACGGTTGGGAATTTGCTATGGTTAGCAGGGTTTTGCTACACACTCGTATATTTTTACTACTTGGTGTTTTGGAAAGCCTGCTGTACTTTTTGTACGTTGTTAACACATCGTTGGAAAAAAATACTGCAACAATACTACAATGGCATGAAAGATTTGCTACGAATATGGAGGGTATATGCTGCAATGGTCAGATACATGTACGACGATCAAATCAGGACGTGGGTGTATCGTTTGCTGGGGGCATCTCAAGGTGCAGAGACGAGTCGTATCCATATCGGACAAGTAAGGTCGTATGCACAGCAGCTTCGATCCGTCGAACCGCACTTGAAGCGAAGCGGGGAGGGCTGCGGACCCAGTTTCGATCTTCGGCTTCGTCTGCTAGCAAGCACCTTGCCGCCTGCTAGGCAGTCGGTATccactcgccggccgccgccgccgccgccgcattctCTCAGTTGGGTCGGCCTCGGCGCAGTGCTGCCTCTCCACGACCCGCGCAGGCGGCCGCAGCGGGAGGAGGTGACGGGAACCCGGCAAGCTAGGGGAACAGGAAGAGGTAGAGgcaggcgccaaaccctaggtgaGGCCCGCTTGTCTTTCGCTTTCGCCTGCTAGCTTCGGCTTCGCTCCGTGTCGTTGCTCCTTGTATGCTCGCTCCGCCCGCGCTATTGCGACACCTTCGGGTGCGATTCGTATGTTGTGATGTTTCGACGATGTCTTTGGGGATTTTAGGCTAGTATGTGCTGTAATCTTACGCCATTTGCCTTCTTCAGTTTTGCAAAACAAGCCAACACAGTCTATCTCGGGTTAGTGTACGTAATTGTGTAGATGGCTCAGTTAACCAGGATTTACAAGAGGCCAATGATTTAGACATGTGTGCCCTCTGCCTCTCTTGTAGGTAACCAGAAATTAGAGCAATGGCATCTTCAGTGGCCCAGTTCACCTGCATGTACAGATTGTTTAGCCGAGAACCGTAATCTTAATCATGTGACAGAATTTGTAGTACCAGCAATGTGGTGCACATTGTGTTGAGATGTCCAATCAACTATAGTGGTGCCAGTTAACCTTTTCCTGTGAACTGTGGTGGTAGATGCCAAATTCCTCATATGGCAATATTTCCTTAAGCATTTATTGTGTACTAGTACATCTTTTCGTTTGGGTAGGATATCATATCAAGAAGCGGAATCTACCCAATATTTCCTTAAGCATTTATTCTCTACTTTTGCTCATGTCTCTTATGTCCATGTTATAATGTGCGGCGTGTTAGAGACTTGTAAGTTGCTTTATCACACATTCACACTGCGCAGGTTATCACAGTAGAAGTGTACTAAATGGACCACAGGAGTTCCTCTACAAAGTTATGTAAatatgtagcacatgaagatttTATCAGCAATCTGCCGGATGGCCTCAAAGACAAAATCCTTTGTTGTCTGCCAATAAAAGAAGCTGTTGCAACTTGCCTCTTGTCAAGGAATTGGAGGTACACATGGACTTCAATGACCGAACTGATGTTCAGGGCAGATGATTTTACTTCAGAAAATGGCAATGCAAATGATGACAAATCCAGGTTTCTTAAGTTCACTGACATGTTTCTGTCTCTTCACGATGGCCCAATTCTTAAGTTTGGACTGAATACAAAAGACGTTCAAATATACACTGGAGGACACATCTATCGTTGGATGCTCAttctttcaagaaagagaattaagGAACTTCAGCTTCGAACAACTATGCGGGACTGTTACAAGAtcccttcttcttttttctcctGTCATGAGCTGGAATCTGTGTACCTGCGTTTTTGTAGGCTGACAACTTCACAGCTGCCACTGCTATCGAAAGGCTTCAAACAATTGCATA from Lolium rigidum isolate FL_2022 chromosome 4, APGP_CSIRO_Lrig_0.1, whole genome shotgun sequence encodes the following:
- the LOC124646546 gene encoding F-box/FBD/LRR-repeat protein At1g13570-like, with translation MDHGCSSTKISKYVAEEDIISNLPDGLKDKILCCLPIKEAVRTCLLSRKWRYTWTSMTELMFRGDDFASENDNENDLQCRFLKFTDMFLSLHNGPVLKFRLDTLGIEISTRGHIYRWMLMLSRNRIKEIQLMTSMHEDYNIPSSFFSCAELEYVQLRLCVWTTSQLPMLYKGFKHLHTLHLEFFTVEGNNFGDLVASFPNLEKLTLFWLISFANINIHSTKLKILTVHGRFNHLSLHTPYLTSAVIELKQVAGDALNARCNFNVSQFIASLSDVKNISLHGSIFELAEHEFLVYKPPKSFNQLTEISLYLDLGNLKQANLALCLFQHAPNSQLINLKLTSKNPMVPTVHLWESIDGCLFQNVRVVGMNNFTASSAELAFLKRILEDAPVLRKAEIRDKGKLGKDDLKSLLKMRRASKDAEIVIF